In Streptomyces chartreusis, the following proteins share a genomic window:
- the sbnB gene encoding 2,3-diaminopropionate biosynthesis protein SbnB, translating to MNQVPPFAVVSGAQVHEVLDGHESEVVAAVEAAYRLHGEGQTVNPDSYFLRFPDRPSSRIIALPASVKGEVGVHGMKWISSFPENVAAGIPRASAVLILNDAETGYPFACLESSIISAARTAASAALAADRLSTARGTRPTRVGFIGVGLIARYLHTYLAANGFDFEAIGVHDLSAEHAEGFTGYLRGAEGAGVEITVHDKAEDLIRASDLVVFATVAGEPHVTDPQWFTHNPLVLHVSLRDLSPEIVLDSWNAVDDIEHCMKAGTSPHLAEQRVGHRDFVAGTLYDVLTGRITPPADRPVIFSPFGLGVLDLAVAKYVHDRVAGAGELHTVPGFFHEMKRYG from the coding sequence ATGAATCAGGTCCCACCCTTCGCCGTGGTATCCGGCGCCCAGGTGCACGAGGTGCTCGACGGGCACGAGAGCGAGGTCGTCGCCGCGGTCGAGGCCGCCTACCGGCTGCACGGCGAGGGACAGACGGTCAACCCCGACTCCTACTTCCTGCGCTTCCCCGACCGCCCCTCGTCCCGGATCATCGCCCTGCCCGCGTCCGTCAAGGGCGAGGTCGGCGTGCACGGCATGAAGTGGATCTCCAGCTTCCCGGAGAACGTGGCCGCGGGCATCCCGCGCGCCTCGGCCGTGCTGATCCTCAACGACGCCGAGACCGGCTACCCGTTCGCCTGCCTGGAGAGCTCCATCATCAGCGCCGCCCGCACCGCCGCCTCCGCGGCCCTGGCGGCCGACCGGCTCAGCACGGCACGCGGCACCCGGCCCACCCGGGTCGGCTTCATCGGCGTCGGCCTGATCGCCCGCTATCTGCACACCTACCTCGCCGCGAACGGCTTCGACTTCGAGGCGATCGGCGTGCACGACCTGTCCGCCGAGCACGCCGAGGGCTTCACCGGCTATCTGCGCGGGGCCGAGGGCGCAGGCGTCGAGATCACCGTCCACGACAAGGCCGAGGACCTCATCCGCGCCTCGGACCTGGTCGTCTTCGCCACCGTCGCCGGTGAACCGCACGTCACCGACCCGCAGTGGTTCACGCACAACCCGCTGGTGCTGCACGTCTCCCTCCGCGACCTGTCCCCGGAGATCGTCCTCGACTCCTGGAACGCCGTCGACGACATCGAGCACTGCATGAAGGCCGGCACCTCACCGCACCTGGCCGAACAGCGTGTCGGCCACCGCGACTTCGTCGCCGGGACGCTGTACGACGTGCTCACCGGGCGCATCACCCCGCCCGCCGACCGGCCGGTGATCTTCTCGCCGTTCGGCCTCGGCGTGCTCGACCTGGCCGTCGCGAAGTACGTCCACGACCGGGTCGCGGGCGCCGGTGAACTGCACACCGTGCCCGGCTTCTTCCACGAGATGAAGCGGTACGGCTGA
- a CDS encoding MaoC family dehydratase: MRSFASLADFSAATGEHLGYSDWLEITQHKVDQFADATGDLQWIHVDPERAASGPFGGTILHGYMTLALLPEMMRAIFDIERIEMGVNFGLDKVRFPRPVPVGARVRGGAKLTGVRETPAGHLAAVRMTVQVEVDGQPQSACVADTLSLFIAPATAGG; this comes from the coding sequence ATGAGATCTTTCGCCAGTCTGGCCGATTTCTCCGCCGCCACCGGTGAACACCTGGGCTACAGCGATTGGCTGGAGATCACCCAGCACAAGGTGGACCAGTTCGCCGACGCCACCGGCGACCTGCAGTGGATCCACGTGGATCCGGAGCGTGCGGCGAGCGGCCCGTTCGGCGGGACCATCCTGCACGGCTACATGACGCTGGCGCTGCTGCCGGAGATGATGCGCGCGATCTTCGACATCGAGAGGATCGAGATGGGCGTCAACTTCGGCCTGGACAAGGTGCGTTTCCCGCGCCCCGTCCCCGTCGGCGCCCGGGTGCGCGGCGGCGCCAAGCTGACCGGCGTCCGCGAGACCCCCGCCGGCCACCTCGCCGCCGTACGCATGACGGTCCAGGTGGAGGTCGACGGACAGCCGCAGTCGGCCTGCGTTGCGGACACGCTGTCCCTGTTCATCGCTCCCGCGACCGCGGGCGGGTAG
- a CDS encoding sensor histidine kinase has product MDRTMQLGVNRPPDEIRGFSVAAGIVGLRRAMALCWMSMSAFGRSLAVSGAIWLVGPGLGVVPRAMEGVRNLAARQRELALRWSGVEIPGPPGPLPPVPEGASGAAARYRWIMSDPQTRREWVWVLVDPLAGAFFAFFPLALILSGVWGVFLAFFGVPLSVEWDGLWYQFIPIEGQATAVLAGVLGVLQLPLALWSAPRAVRRHALYTRSMLAPSESEMMASRIQHLATTRSDAVDTQMAEIRRIERDLHDGAQARLVAMGMTLDAAEHLLETNPEAVRALLIEARESSSKALEELRNLVRGIHPPVLADRGLADAVRALAMVCPVNTEVQVDLPGRPEMPVESAAYFAISEILTNVAKHSGADRAWIDIRYDRGMLRITVTDDGHGGADVSRGSGLRGIERRLATFDGVLAVNSPVNGPTMVTMELPCVLPSPKTTSS; this is encoded by the coding sequence ATGGACCGCACGATGCAGCTCGGGGTGAACCGCCCGCCGGACGAGATCAGGGGATTCTCGGTCGCGGCCGGAATAGTGGGACTGCGACGGGCGATGGCCCTGTGCTGGATGTCCATGTCGGCCTTCGGCAGGTCCCTTGCGGTCTCCGGCGCGATCTGGCTCGTCGGCCCCGGCCTCGGCGTGGTGCCGCGCGCCATGGAGGGCGTGCGCAACCTGGCCGCCCGCCAGCGCGAACTGGCGCTGCGCTGGTCGGGGGTGGAGATCCCCGGCCCGCCCGGACCGCTGCCGCCCGTGCCCGAGGGCGCCTCCGGGGCGGCGGCCCGCTACCGGTGGATCATGAGCGACCCGCAGACCCGGCGGGAGTGGGTGTGGGTGCTCGTCGACCCGCTGGCCGGCGCGTTCTTCGCCTTCTTCCCGCTCGCCCTGATCCTGAGCGGCGTGTGGGGCGTCTTCCTCGCCTTCTTCGGGGTTCCGCTGTCCGTCGAGTGGGACGGCCTGTGGTACCAGTTCATCCCGATCGAGGGCCAGGCCACCGCCGTCCTCGCCGGTGTCCTCGGCGTCCTCCAGCTGCCGCTGGCCCTGTGGTCGGCGCCGCGCGCCGTGCGCAGGCACGCCCTGTACACCCGCTCGATGCTCGCCCCGAGCGAGAGCGAGATGATGGCCAGCCGCATCCAGCACCTGGCCACCACCCGCTCCGACGCCGTCGACACGCAGATGGCGGAGATCCGCCGCATCGAACGCGACCTGCACGACGGCGCGCAGGCCCGCCTGGTCGCGATGGGCATGACCCTGGACGCCGCCGAACACCTCCTGGAGACCAACCCGGAGGCCGTGCGCGCCCTGCTCATCGAGGCGCGCGAGTCCTCCTCCAAGGCGCTGGAGGAACTGCGCAACCTGGTCCGCGGCATCCACCCGCCGGTCCTCGCCGACCGCGGACTCGCGGACGCCGTAAGGGCGTTGGCCATGGTCTGCCCGGTCAACACCGAAGTGCAGGTCGACCTGCCGGGCCGGCCCGAGATGCCGGTCGAGTCCGCCGCGTACTTCGCGATCTCGGAGATCCTGACCAACGTCGCCAAGCACTCCGGCGCCGACCGGGCCTGGATCGACATCCGTTACGATCGCGGAATGCTGCGCATCACCGTCACCGACGACGGTCACGGCGGCGCCGACGTCTCGCGCGGCAGCGGCCTGCGGGGCATCGAACGCCGGCTCGCCACCTTCGACGGTGTGCTGGCCGTGAACAGTCCGGTGAACGGACCGACCATGGTGACGATGGAGCTTCCGTGCGTATTGCCCTCGCCGAAGACCACTTCCTCCTGA
- a CDS encoding LuxR C-terminal-related transcriptional regulator, giving the protein MRIALAEDHFLLRDGLIRLLGAYGHEVVAAVDNGTELLDALIREQPDVAVVDVRLPPTFTDEGLRAVLAAREQMPDLPVLLLSQYVEPLYARELLTSGGRGVGYMLKDRVTNGAQFLDSIRRVAEGGTAMDPEVISKLLVRKERDEAVGSLSEREREVLEWLAQGRSNAGIAQGLFISEKAVAKHISNIFTKLGLLPTDGDNRRVLAVLTYLDQ; this is encoded by the coding sequence GTGCGTATTGCCCTCGCCGAAGACCACTTCCTCCTGAGGGACGGACTCATCCGCCTCCTCGGCGCCTACGGCCACGAGGTCGTCGCCGCGGTGGACAACGGTACGGAACTGCTGGACGCGCTCATCAGGGAGCAGCCGGACGTCGCGGTCGTCGACGTCCGGCTGCCGCCGACGTTCACCGACGAGGGCCTGCGGGCGGTGCTGGCGGCCCGCGAGCAGATGCCGGACCTGCCGGTGCTGCTGCTGTCCCAGTACGTCGAGCCGCTCTACGCGCGGGAGTTGCTGACCAGCGGCGGCCGGGGCGTCGGCTACATGCTGAAGGACCGCGTCACCAACGGCGCCCAGTTCCTGGACTCCATCCGACGGGTCGCCGAGGGCGGCACCGCGATGGACCCCGAGGTGATCTCCAAGCTCCTGGTCCGCAAGGAGCGCGACGAGGCCGTGGGGAGCCTGTCGGAGCGGGAGCGCGAGGTGCTGGAGTGGCTGGCTCAGGGCCGCTCCAACGCCGGTATCGCGCAGGGCCTGTTCATCTCGGAGAAGGCCGTCGCCAAGCACATCAGCAACATCTTCACCAAGCTGGGGCTGCTGCCGACGGACGGCGACAACCGGCGGGTGCTGGCGGTGCTCACGTATCTGGACCAGTGA
- a CDS encoding CGNR zinc finger domain-containing protein, which produces MSDSAPLTGEPLALDLVNTRPSTGDLLTTPDGLRAWWVLEADRLSEDVPKEVGGADLAAVLAVREHIARALDRVRRGERPPDEDVEGLNRAQRAAPAISEPVWDGSAVAVVRRREGSPGVRLAAGLAEAAVELLADPAVGSIRKCEADDCVMLFLPAHPRRRWCAAARCGNRMRVARHYQRHKGGQPEAG; this is translated from the coding sequence ATGAGCGATTCCGCACCGCTGACCGGAGAGCCCCTGGCCCTGGACCTGGTCAACACCCGGCCGTCCACCGGCGACCTGCTGACCACGCCCGACGGGCTGCGGGCCTGGTGGGTGCTGGAGGCAGACCGGCTCTCGGAGGACGTGCCCAAGGAGGTCGGCGGCGCGGATCTGGCCGCGGTGCTCGCCGTGCGGGAGCACATCGCGCGTGCCCTCGACCGGGTGCGCAGGGGGGAGCGGCCCCCGGACGAGGACGTCGAGGGGCTCAACCGGGCGCAGCGTGCCGCGCCGGCGATCAGTGAGCCGGTGTGGGACGGGTCGGCGGTGGCCGTCGTACGGCGGCGCGAGGGCTCACCCGGGGTGCGGCTGGCCGCCGGGCTGGCGGAGGCCGCCGTCGAGCTGCTGGCGGATCCGGCGGTCGGCTCGATCCGCAAGTGCGAGGCCGACGACTGCGTGATGCTCTTCCTGCCCGCCCACCCGCGCCGCCGCTGGTGCGCGGCCGCCCGCTGCGGCAACCGGATGCGGGTCGCCCGGCACTACCAGCGCCACAAGGGGGGACAGCCGGAGGCCGGCTGA
- a CDS encoding alpha/beta fold hydrolase — protein MLAPTPRIAHRHLDVDGVRVFYRESLPDRPDAPVLLLLHGFPSGSHQFRGLIDALGSHYRLIAPDHAGFGHTRAPDGFTYTFDRLADITEGFVRGLGLDRFVMYVFDFGAPIGLRVAERHPEWIAGLVVQNGNAYEEGLSDMARGLIGLTPETPGADATIDGVLTLDGTRSQYETGVADPSLIAPDNWTLDQHFLDLPGRKDAQRSLIFDYRSNFARYGDWQAWLRRHTPPTLITWGRNDPFFTEPGARAYLRDLPDAELHLLDTGHFALETHLPEVAPLIADFLDRAWK, from the coding sequence ATGCTTGCTCCGACCCCCCGCATCGCCCACCGCCACCTCGACGTGGACGGCGTCCGCGTCTTCTACCGGGAGTCCCTCCCCGACCGCCCCGACGCGCCCGTACTGCTGCTCCTGCACGGCTTCCCGTCCGGCTCGCACCAGTTCCGCGGCCTCATCGACGCCCTCGGCTCGCACTACCGGCTGATCGCCCCCGACCACGCCGGCTTCGGCCACACCCGGGCCCCCGACGGCTTCACGTACACCTTCGACCGGCTCGCCGACATCACCGAGGGCTTCGTCCGGGGCCTGGGCCTCGACCGGTTCGTGATGTACGTCTTCGACTTCGGCGCCCCCATCGGCCTGCGCGTCGCCGAGCGCCACCCCGAGTGGATCGCCGGACTCGTCGTCCAGAACGGCAACGCCTACGAGGAGGGCCTCTCCGACATGGCCCGGGGCCTGATCGGCCTCACCCCCGAGACCCCCGGCGCCGACGCCACCATCGACGGCGTGCTCACCCTCGACGGCACCCGGAGCCAGTACGAGACCGGCGTAGCCGACCCCTCCCTGATCGCCCCCGACAACTGGACCCTCGACCAGCACTTCCTGGACCTGCCGGGCCGCAAGGACGCCCAGCGGTCACTGATCTTCGACTACCGCTCCAACTTCGCGCGCTACGGCGACTGGCAGGCATGGCTGCGCCGCCACACCCCGCCCACCCTCATCACCTGGGGCCGCAACGACCCCTTCTTCACCGAGCCCGGCGCCCGCGCCTACCTGCGCGACCTGCCCGACGCCGAACTGCACCTCCTGGACACCGGCCACTTCGCCCTGGAGACGCACCTGCCGGAGGTCGCCCCGCTGATCGCCGACTTCCTGGACCGCGCCTGGAAGTAG
- a CDS encoding ferredoxin reductase family protein, which produces MTAASNAVRSGTVLPVRAARGAMWTFVIVNVVIVEALFISAGEGKNGVLTVAKFFGLHAALLMLFQLLLVARLPWLDRRIGMDRLTVWHRWTGFTLLWTILTHATLVVLGYATLDDTSMAKTFVALSGVPASLLGMLAAAIVVVIGVISTRGLRRRLQYEVWHGLHLLLYVALGLAFVHQLQETTTFTSSAFATAYWWILWLFAFGSLLTGRLVMPLWRNSYHRFTVAAVVPESDNVVSVYVTGRHLDKLPARAGQFCIWRFPGHHHWWLANPFSLSAAPDGRGLRLTAKAAGSTSAGLRNVPVGSRAYVEGPYGAFTSLHRSRPGALLIAGGVGITPVRAMLEDQTSGDFVVLYRVRSEADAVLLDEVRHLVALRGGRLHLLTGRTGENAVPPFDPANLHRLVPDITDRDVYVCGPPAMTTAVLGGLRQLRVPADQVHAERFGLA; this is translated from the coding sequence ATGACGGCAGCGAGCAACGCGGTGCGCAGCGGCACCGTGCTTCCGGTGCGGGCGGCACGCGGGGCGATGTGGACATTCGTCATCGTCAACGTGGTGATCGTCGAGGCGTTGTTCATCAGCGCCGGTGAGGGCAAGAACGGCGTGCTCACGGTCGCCAAGTTCTTCGGCCTGCACGCGGCCCTGCTGATGCTGTTCCAACTGCTGCTGGTGGCCCGGCTGCCGTGGCTGGACCGCCGTATCGGCATGGACCGCCTCACGGTGTGGCACCGCTGGACCGGCTTCACCCTGCTGTGGACGATCCTCACTCACGCCACGCTGGTGGTGCTCGGCTACGCGACGCTCGACGACACGTCCATGGCGAAGACGTTCGTGGCGCTGAGCGGCGTCCCGGCCTCCCTGCTCGGCATGCTCGCCGCGGCCATCGTCGTCGTGATCGGCGTGATCTCCACCCGCGGCCTGCGCCGCCGCCTCCAGTACGAGGTCTGGCACGGTCTGCACCTGCTGCTCTACGTGGCCCTGGGCCTGGCGTTCGTCCACCAGTTGCAGGAGACGACGACGTTCACGTCCTCCGCGTTCGCGACGGCGTACTGGTGGATCCTGTGGCTGTTCGCCTTCGGCTCCCTGCTGACGGGCCGGCTCGTCATGCCGCTGTGGCGCAACTCCTACCACCGCTTCACCGTGGCCGCCGTGGTGCCGGAGTCGGACAACGTGGTCTCCGTGTACGTCACCGGACGCCACCTCGACAAACTCCCGGCCCGGGCGGGCCAGTTCTGCATCTGGCGGTTCCCCGGACACCACCACTGGTGGCTCGCCAACCCCTTCTCCCTGTCGGCGGCGCCCGACGGACGCGGCCTGCGCCTCACGGCGAAGGCGGCCGGCAGCACCAGCGCGGGCCTGCGGAACGTCCCCGTCGGCAGCCGCGCCTACGTCGAGGGCCCGTACGGCGCGTTCACCTCTCTCCACCGCTCCCGCCCCGGCGCCCTGCTGATCGCGGGCGGCGTCGGCATCACCCCCGTACGCGCCATGCTGGAGGACCAGACGAGCGGCGACTTCGTCGTCCTGTACCGCGTCCGCAGCGAGGCCGACGCCGTACTCCTGGACGAGGTCCGCCATCTGGTGGCACTCCGCGGCGGACGCCTCCACCTCCTCACCGGCCGCACCGGCGAGAACGCCGTCCCACCCTTCGACCCGGCCAACCTGCACCGACTGGTCCCCGACATCACCGACCGCGACGTGTACGTCTGCGGCCCACCGGCCATGACGACGGCCGTACTGGGCGGACTGCGGCAACTGCGGGTTCCGGCGGACCAGGTGCACGCGGAGAGGTTCGGCCTGGCCTGA
- a CDS encoding YcxB family protein: MQEASAVELAYVPTSADATGALRARMRATPAGRLQSRIILASAIVVLGAFAVSFTLPNGPDLGVTVLCLAALALCVGAYVLMPALQGRQVHRMVAPQGEFRAVVDDVGVRLTSRDSETMHRWPMISRYTETDALYVLMTPDKYGVGIVVLPKRGVTEPADVDRLRNILDQNATRV; encoded by the coding sequence GTGCAGGAAGCGAGCGCCGTTGAGCTGGCCTACGTGCCGACGAGTGCGGACGCGACGGGGGCGCTTCGCGCGCGGATGCGGGCCACGCCGGCGGGGCGGCTGCAGAGCCGGATCATTCTGGCCAGCGCGATCGTCGTGCTCGGCGCGTTTGCCGTGAGCTTCACTCTGCCCAACGGTCCCGACCTCGGTGTGACGGTGCTCTGCCTCGCGGCGCTGGCCTTGTGTGTCGGGGCGTACGTGCTGATGCCTGCCCTGCAAGGGCGTCAGGTGCATCGGATGGTCGCCCCTCAGGGGGAGTTCCGGGCCGTTGTGGATGACGTCGGCGTGCGGCTGACCTCGCGGGACAGCGAGACGATGCACCGGTGGCCGATGATCAGCCGCTACACGGAGACCGATGCGCTGTATGTGCTGATGACGCCCGACAAGTACGGCGTCGGCATCGTCGTGCTCCCCAAGCGAGGCGTCACGGAACCGGCGGACGTCGACCGCTTGCGGAACATCCTCGACCAGAACGCCACCCGCGTCTGA
- a CDS encoding GIY-YIG nuclease family protein gives MANRTSTQNLRKRVRHHYRGNAAGSTLRLTLGCLLGLELRRVGGGKRMTFRQGRGSRPQCGTEGRCSSAGTGVAHQRVGVGLTPTATHRHCRSRIDERSLARQQVAPARRAWPRRVWACVPRYDRRSTAR, from the coding sequence ATGGCGAACCGGACCAGCACGCAGAACCTGCGGAAGCGCGTGCGACACCACTACCGAGGCAACGCAGCCGGTTCGACGCTGCGGCTCACTCTCGGCTGCCTGCTCGGACTTGAGTTGCGCCGTGTGGGCGGCGGCAAGCGCATGACTTTTCGGCAAGGCCGGGGAAGCCGCCCTCAGTGTGGAACTGAGGGCCGATGCTCGTCGGCAGGCACGGGAGTTGCCCATCAGCGCGTAGGTGTCGGGCTGACACCAACGGCGACGCACCGACACTGCCGCAGCCGGATCGACGAACGATCGCTCGCCCGGCAACAGGTTGCGCCGGCTCGGCGAGCGTGGCCCCGGAGGGTATGGGCATGCGTGCCCCGCTACGATCGCCGCTCGACAGCGCGATGA
- a CDS encoding immunity 53 family protein, translated as MADAGGELSWLEQWYQAQCDGDWEHEWGVRIATLDNPGWTVHIDLEETTLSGRPYVRTDIQRSNSDWVMTKVSNDVFEASCGPLNLSEVLSRFRDWATSASQEL; from the coding sequence ATGGCAGACGCAGGCGGAGAACTCAGTTGGCTGGAGCAGTGGTACCAAGCCCAGTGCGACGGCGATTGGGAGCACGAATGGGGCGTTCGAATCGCGACGCTCGACAACCCAGGCTGGACAGTACACATCGACCTTGAGGAGACGACACTATCCGGCCGGCCCTACGTGAGAACGGACATCCAACGCAGCAACTCCGACTGGGTGATGACGAAGGTGTCGAACGACGTCTTTGAGGCCTCCTGCGGCCCGCTCAACCTCAGCGAAGTTCTGAGCCGGTTCCGCGACTGGGCCACGTCAGCGAGCCAGGAGCTCTAG
- a CDS encoding SIR2 family protein — translation MRGLVRGQYQLLLGAGASQGAKGPLGDLPGGWDLAQQLSSDYGIPGDPEGRLGEVFNLVKDLTSKDGEKITEYLANRFTDCTPPSWQRDLVAIPWRYIWTLNIDDVVEHAYQEFSDDAIQKPLSLSWVDAHKTPSIDQVALVHLHGTAWTRNAKDLVFDISSYLLAESLRHRWHNIFADRYADTPTIIIGAKLREEIDLENVLGQGRISSPDAAPSLIILPSISEFDEARFARWGLKAIHLRAHQFLALVKEAWGKYAREVARTPEEAADIQSPSALQFLHQWRNLDFNSGAYRRDPKHDFYAGHEPKASDITDRKDAERVATGAVLQSLAKQPSQRFIALTGSRFTGKSTTSLRVAATLAKDGWRVYEFDPEVRPDVNSILWWMRHYPQSLLIIDGAADFSQDLAHLAVRSLELNIPAHVLMVERTSRLKELRRGFPREVFEEVPTSDRITDREAESVVNRLTAADRLGILTDAAHREAINYFIREHKRDLFSAMSRLEGAEGFRERMVSGYRDLEDESLRIVFHATSIAAALGYGLPVGAARTIAGLTLADLNAALAADAVLADFLHVRNSRLLPRHRVFGSYLLSTSLTKEENYSVTLRMARHFGSQLSPAAIGARTYSYRLVRQLLDHEVLADWVGAGRLLQWYADVNEDEVYGWNARYWEQRALASSNLGNHAPATSWARRAVREHGDAYALNTLATVLFRKSLDENDPESGFLDTYLEAESLLEEARARAASDSEYPYVTFFRYTLKWGARWVAAHGELDFRIIRRWNDWTVSARTSPAFSYPEEKDSLDEFQASWLHLVV, via the coding sequence ATGCGGGGCCTCGTCAGAGGGCAATATCAATTGCTCCTAGGAGCCGGAGCAAGCCAAGGCGCCAAAGGACCGCTCGGGGATCTCCCTGGCGGTTGGGACCTTGCTCAGCAACTATCGTCGGACTATGGAATACCTGGCGACCCCGAAGGCCGACTCGGCGAAGTTTTCAACCTCGTAAAAGATCTTACGTCAAAAGACGGAGAGAAGATCACCGAATACCTTGCGAACCGATTCACCGATTGCACGCCGCCGTCATGGCAGCGCGATCTTGTGGCGATCCCTTGGCGCTACATTTGGACCCTCAATATCGATGACGTTGTCGAACACGCCTACCAGGAATTTTCCGATGATGCGATCCAGAAGCCGCTGTCTCTTTCGTGGGTGGATGCACACAAGACCCCATCCATCGATCAGGTAGCACTAGTCCATCTGCACGGTACTGCATGGACGCGCAACGCGAAGGATCTAGTTTTCGACATCTCCTCATATCTGCTCGCAGAATCACTCCGGCATCGCTGGCATAACATCTTTGCCGATCGCTATGCCGACACTCCCACAATTATCATTGGAGCCAAACTTAGAGAGGAAATCGATCTAGAAAATGTCTTGGGTCAGGGTAGAATATCAAGCCCCGATGCCGCACCATCCCTGATAATTCTTCCTAGCATCAGCGAGTTCGACGAAGCAAGGTTTGCTCGCTGGGGGCTCAAAGCGATACACCTAAGGGCTCACCAGTTCCTTGCCCTCGTCAAGGAGGCCTGGGGAAAGTATGCGCGAGAAGTCGCGCGAACTCCCGAAGAGGCAGCCGATATTCAGAGCCCGTCCGCTCTGCAGTTCTTGCACCAGTGGCGAAATTTGGATTTCAACTCAGGAGCGTACAGGAGGGATCCGAAACACGATTTTTATGCAGGGCATGAGCCTAAAGCTTCTGACATTACCGATCGGAAAGATGCAGAGAGAGTAGCGACGGGCGCCGTCCTTCAATCCCTCGCAAAGCAGCCTTCGCAGAGGTTCATCGCCCTCACTGGGTCGCGTTTCACCGGGAAATCTACTACTTCTCTCAGAGTGGCCGCCACACTGGCAAAGGACGGATGGCGGGTATACGAGTTTGACCCAGAAGTTCGCCCGGACGTTAACTCCATCCTGTGGTGGATGCGGCACTACCCACAGAGCCTACTGATTATCGATGGAGCCGCTGATTTTTCCCAAGACCTCGCTCACCTGGCTGTGCGATCTTTGGAGCTGAATATACCTGCTCACGTTCTCATGGTAGAACGGACTTCACGCCTAAAAGAACTTCGTCGCGGGTTCCCACGAGAGGTATTCGAAGAAGTTCCGACCAGCGACAGAATTACCGATAGAGAGGCCGAGTCTGTCGTCAATAGACTCACAGCAGCAGATAGACTGGGAATATTGACCGATGCAGCCCATCGCGAAGCCATCAATTACTTTATACGGGAACATAAGCGCGACCTATTCTCCGCAATGTCTCGTCTTGAGGGTGCGGAGGGGTTCCGGGAAAGGATGGTAAGCGGATATCGGGACTTGGAGGACGAATCACTCAGGATCGTTTTTCATGCCACGTCGATCGCGGCAGCACTCGGATATGGTTTGCCAGTCGGGGCGGCAAGGACTATCGCAGGGTTGACCCTTGCTGATCTTAATGCCGCATTGGCTGCAGATGCAGTACTCGCAGATTTCTTGCATGTGCGAAATTCTCGATTGCTGCCACGGCATCGCGTATTTGGGTCGTACCTGCTTTCGACATCACTCACCAAGGAAGAAAACTACTCGGTCACGCTTAGAATGGCTCGGCACTTTGGATCTCAACTGTCACCGGCGGCAATAGGTGCGCGAACTTACTCGTATAGACTTGTCCGCCAACTTCTGGACCATGAAGTCTTGGCCGATTGGGTAGGCGCAGGCAGACTGCTCCAGTGGTATGCGGACGTCAATGAAGATGAAGTATATGGATGGAACGCAAGATATTGGGAGCAGAGGGCACTGGCCTCAAGCAACCTCGGCAATCACGCTCCTGCTACGTCGTGGGCTCGGCGCGCTGTTCGCGAGCATGGCGATGCTTACGCCCTAAACACTCTCGCCACCGTCCTTTTTAGGAAATCTCTAGATGAAAATGATCCAGAGTCTGGGTTTTTGGATACATATCTGGAGGCTGAGTCGCTTCTTGAAGAAGCGCGAGCTCGAGCTGCATCAGACTCAGAATATCCCTACGTAACGTTCTTCCGATACACTCTTAAATGGGGTGCAAGATGGGTGGCTGCACACGGAGAGCTAGATTTCAGGATTATCCGGCGATGGAATGATTGGACTGTCTCTGCAAGGACTTCACCAGCTTTCAGCTACCCTGAAGAGAAAGATTCTCTTGACGAGTTCCAGGCTTCCTGGCTTCACCTGGTGGTGTGA